AGATAGTTGTGACGATAATGGCATTCTTCCTCCCAACCATTGAGGTACAATTCCTTTTTTGTTTTCAGATTTTCTTACAGTAACGGTCATCTCTCTGATCCGGAGAAATTCTACGCTGATTCCCGAAAACCAAAAAATATCTTCGGGCTTTAATCGGCTGATAAAGGATTCTTCTATGGATCCAAGATATTTGCCATGCTGAAATTTCACTCTTAAACTTGCATCTGATACAATTGTTCCCATGCTTAACCGATGCCTCATAGCAATTTTTCTTTCCTTGACTTTAAAAATCCCATCTTCAATTTCGACTTTTTTGAATTCATCATATGCAAGTAAAGATGCGCTTCCTCTTGTAATATATCCTAAGATCCATTCCCATTCTGTTCGTTCAAGAAACTGGAAAGAATAAACATTTTTAATTTCGTCAAACAGTTCAGCTTCTTTGAAGCCGTCGCCGGTTGCCAAAGTAACAAGCCACTGTGCTAATACATCAAAAGCATTCATGACCGGCACGCGCGATTCAATTAATTTATGAATGACTCCTTCACGCAAGGCTACAGCTTCGATCAGTTCCAGTGAGTGTGTTGGAGTGAAATAAATAATACTCGGTTGTCCGGGCTGATGACCGCTTCTGCCTGCACGCTGAATGAAACGTGATACACTCTTCGGACTTCCGACTTGTATCACACATTCGACCGGACGAAAATCTACACCGAGATCAAGACTGGAAGTACAGATCACCAGTTGCAATTTACCTGTATGCAAAGCTTCTTCAACCCAGTTTCTCATTTCTCTGTCAATGGATCCATGATGTAAAGCCATGATACCTGCGAAGTCCGGATATTTTTCAAGAATGGTACGATACCAGATCTCTGTCTGCGAACGGGTATTTGTAAAAAGCAGAGTAGTCTTGTAATTTTTTACAACAGCAACAACTTTGTCGATTAAATTAATCCCAAGATGTCCGGCCCATGGTAATGTTTCTACTTTATCAGGAAGAATACTGACAATAGAAATTTTCTTTTCTTCATTCGCTCTAATGATTATTTTATTAGATACAGGATAATTCATTCCTAACAAAACATCCGATGCTTGTTCCAGATTTCCGATGGTTGCGGAAATCCCCCAGATCTGGAACTGAAGTTTTTTAAGTCGTGAAAGCGCAAGTTCAGTTTGTGTCCCTCGTTTACTTCCCAGAAGTTCATGCCATTCATCAGCAACAACAACTTTCAGGTTTGCAAATATTTTTTGCGTTTCTTTTTGCGTAAACAGCAAATGCAGACTTTCGGGAGTAATGATCAACGCTTCAGGCATCAGTTTTTTCTGACTCGCTTTTTCTTTTTGTGCAGTGTCGCCGGTTCGGATTCCGATTTTCCATGGCATCCCAATCTGATCGCATGCATCCTGTAAATTTCTCTGAATGTCTTTTGCTAATGCTCTCAATGGAGTAATCCAGATAACTTGTAATCCTTTTTGTTCTGCCTTGGGAAGTTTTTGCCATTCATCAAAATATTTAACCATGATCGGAAACCACAGTGCATAGGTTTTCCCGCTTCCGGTTGGTGCATTGAGGATTCCACTTTTACCTTCTATGAATGCATCAAGAGTTTCTTTCTGGAAGTTTGCCATCTTCCATTTTTTCTCCCGAAGCCACTTTTTTATTCTTTCTTCTCCGGTGAGATTCATAAAATTTCTGCTTGCTTCAAAAGTGTCTGTAGATTTTCAAGGGTGTCCGCTTCTTCAGCAGGCTTATCTTTTCTCCATCTTAAGATTCTGGGAAATCGAACTGCTATTCCTGATTTATGTCGTGACGATGCATTGATTCCTTCAAATCCGATTTCAAAAACCAGTTCAGCCTTTACTGTTCTGACCGGACCAAATTTCTCTAAAGTATTTTGTTTAATAAATCTGTCGACCTGAGTGATCTCTTCATCTGTTAATCCTGAATAAGCTTTAGCAAAGGGCACAAGTTTATTTTCTGACCACACAGCAAAGGTGTAATCGGTGTAAAGTTCAGCTCGGCGGCCATGACCTTTTTGTGCATAGATTAAAACTGCATCGACAGACAATGGATCGATCTTCCATTTCCACCAATCGCCTTTTTTTCTGCCTGTCTGATAAGTTGCGGATTTTCGTTTGATCATGAATCCTTCCGCTGCATTCAGTCGTGATTGGCTATGTAATTCTTTTAATTCATTCCAATGTGAAAATTGCAGTAACGGTGAAAGATGAAAATACTTTGCATCTTTTTTATCTGTATGTAATTGCTCTAACAATTGTCTTCTCTCAGATTGCGGCAATGTTCTGACATCTTTATGTTCTGATTCAAGGATGTCGTAAACAATAAAAGCAACCGGAGCATCAGCCATGATTTTCTTTGTAATATTTTTTCTTCCGATCCTCGTTTGAAGTAAATTGAAAGGAAGTGGACGATCATCAGCATATGAAACAATTTCTCCATCTAAGACTGTTCCATTTTCAAGAGTGTCTTTGAGAAAATGCAACTCCGGAAATTTGTCTGTTGCAAGTTCTTCACCTCTTGTCCAGATAAATAATTCGTCATTTCTTTTAATGATCTGTGATCGTATCCCATCCCATTTCCATTCTGCAGTCCATTCATTGGCATTTCCTAATTCTTCCGGACCATTTTCAATTGGGTATGCTAAATAATATGGATATGGTCGTGAAAAATCAATCATGGTCTCATCACCTGTTAATTCTGAAAATGTGACAGACTGCGGATCCCAGTTTCCCATAAGTTTATGAGAGATCATTCCGGGCTCTACATTTGCCAGGTCAGCCAAGGCACGAACGATCAATGTTTGTGAAACACCGATCCTGAAACTTCCCATGATCACTTTGTTAAAAACAAAAATTTCGTATCGGGTAAGTTCTTTCCAGCTTTGTTTAATGAACTCTTTCTTTTCTTCGTCTGATTTATTTTTGATTGATAAAAGCAATTCAAACCAATATGCTAATGAGTTTGAATTTTTTGTTTCTGTGTATTGCGGGATTATCAATGAAACCGTTTCACCCAGATCACCGACTGAATTATAACTTTCTGCAAAAAGCCATTCCGGAATTCCGGATTCTTCTTTTGCACATTCTCTTAAAAGCGCACTTTTGATTTTGAAAGAAGGTCTTCTGCCGGTGAATAGAGCTAATGCCCAGATCTTATCTTTTTCATCTGCTGTTTCGAAATAACTTTTTATTGCAACAAGTTTTTCAATCGTCTTATTGGTGCGGTCTAAGGAAAGGAATAAATTTGCAAAATCTCTCATACGTTTTCCTGAAACTGTTCCTGATCTTTTTCTTCTGTTGAACCATACATTGTTGACACTTCTGCAGCAGTGATTCCATTTTCATTCAGCCATTTTGAAAAAACGTCTGTTGACCCATGGGTAACGAAAACACTTTCAGCACCACATTCTTTTACTGCTTTGTTTAATTCATTCCAGTCTGCATGATCACTTAAAATAAATCCTCTGTCGATTGCTCTTCTGTTCTTTGCGCCTCTTACTGCCATCCATCCTGAACAGTATCCGATACTATAAGGTGTAAATTTTTTCAGCCATGGTGTATTATCTGCCGAAGGTGGAGCAACTACAAGGGACTTTTGAAAAAGTTTTTTGTCCATTTCTTTTGTTACAAGAGTGAGTTCAGGTAAATTGTATCCGGCTTTGCGCAAAGTTTCATTTACAGTATAAATAGCACCGTGTGCATAGATTGGTTCATCGGGTAAATTCAGATTGTGAAGAATTCGTTGCATTTTGCCTAGTGAGTATCCCATCAGAATACTTGTCTTGCCATTGGATTTATTCAAAGAAATCCATTCTTCTATTTCACTGAATACCTCTTGTTGTGGCTTCCATTTATAAATTGGTAAGCCAAACGTTGACTCGGTGATGAAAGTATTGCAACGAACACTTTCAAATGGCATGCAGAATTTGTCGTCTTCAAGTTTATAATCGCCCGAAGCAACCCATACATCACCTTTGTGTTCAACGCGGATCTGTGCGGACCCGATGATATGTCCTGCCGGATGTAGTGTGATCTTGACTCCATTGATAAAAATCGGTTCATTATATTCAACAGTTTGCAGGGAAATATCTGCACCCAGCCGTAATCGGAGAATTGGTTCACTTTCTCTATGGGCTAAGTAATGTTTGCATCCACTCCGTGCATGGTCACTATGCGCATGTGTAATGATTGCCCTGTCGACAGGTTGCCATGGATCAATGTGAATGTCGGCTGCTGCACAGTAAATACTTTTTCCTGTAAATTGTAATAAAGACATGATCTGAGTAATGCAAATAGTGTAGCATTATTAAAGTGTCATAGAATTAACAATTGAAAGTGAAAAAAGTTGTTTTTTGGGGGAATTAATTACTCAAGGTTTCTGGATTTTTGTAGATTTGCATTTCTAATTTATATTTGAGAGGTTATTGTAAAATCGTTAAGCATGATAAAAATTCCTGTAAGAAAAACAATTCCGATTTTCTTTTTGATTTTGTTGATCGCTTTTTCGAATCAACTGATTGGTTCTGAAAAATCAAAAACAATAATAATAAAGACTGCAATTTATTGTGATCATTGCAAAGAGTGTGAAAGTTGTGGTGGAAAGATTCAACGCGATCTGTCATTTGACAAAGGAATATTACAAGTAGATCTTGATGAAAAAGAGATGACAATTACTGTGAAATACAATCCTTCTAAAACAAATCCTGATGAAATCCGAAAAAGGATTTCAATGTATGGCTTCGATGCAGATTCAGTAAAGGCAGACGCCGGTGCAGTGGCTAAACTGGATGATTGTTGTTTAAAGAAGTAGAATTCTCTATCATAGTATTTAGCTTGAACTTTCCCTGATAATTTCATGATCCTTAAAGATGTTTTAGTTATGCAAATGAATAGATTTATCTTTTTATTTTTTGGACTGGCTATACCTGTCCTGATTAATTTTAATATTTGCTTTTCGCAGACACCTGGTTGGGAATGGGCAAAATCTCTTGATGTTCCGCAAGGAGTAAATTATTCTTCTTCCGGCAGAGTAATTAAATCAGATGCAATGGATAATTTATATGTGTCCGGTAATTTTTATGGAACCATTGACTTTGATCCGGGACCTGATACATCATATCTCACATCAATTGGAGAGTTTGATGTTTTTATTGCTAAATATGATCAGTCAGGAAATTTTGTCTGGGTAAAATCAATCGCTTATTCAGGAATTAACTATATCGATTGTTTGTCATTTGATTTCGATGCTTCTGATAATATTTATCTCACTGGTTATTTTCGCGGCAGAATTGACTTTGATCCTGACACGACTACCTATACAATGTTTTCCGCTATTCAGGATATGTATATTTTAAAAATGGATTCGTCCGGTAGTTATAAATGGGCAAAACAAATAAGTGGCAATGGTCAATTTAGTGAAGCAAAATCAATTGCAATTGACGCTGCAAGTAACATTTATTTAACAGGGAATTTTGAAGGAACATGTGATTTTGATCCCGGGACAGGAATTTATAATTTAACTTCATCTTCAAGTTATAATTCATTCATTTTGAAAATCGATTCATCCGGATCGTTTATCTGGGCAAAGTCTTTCGATGGTACTGCTAGTGTCAGTTCAGGCAAATCTGTTTCTATTGATGATTCGGGTAACGTATATACCTCTGGAGTATTTTTTAATACTATAGATTTCGACCCTGGTCAGCTATCATTTCCTTTAACATCATTAGGAAATTCTGATATTTTTATTTCAAAGTTAGATTCTGCCGGAAATTTTATCTGGGCAAAATCAGTTGGTGGTACTAACCTTGATGAGAATACAGATATGGTCACAGATGCATATGGGAATATTTATCTGACTGGTTATTTTATGGGAGTTTCTGATTTTGATCCCGGACCAGTCGTGTATAATCTTACCTCTGCAGGTAGTCAGGATCTTTTTGTCCTGAAATTAAATGCACTTGGAAATTTTCAATGGGCAAATGGGATTGGCGGCACTTTTCCGGACAAAGGAATGTCGATAGAAGTTGACAATATCGGTTGTGTTTATACTACCGGATTTTTTATAGGTTCTGTAGATTTTGATTATGGTCCTGGCAATTATGTTATTTCAGGTTCTCCTTCTGCACCTGATTTTTTTGTATTAAAACTTCTTCCCGGAGGAAATTTTGATTGGGTAAAATCATCTTCAGGTAGTGCAGCAGCAGTTGGGAATGATTTAAATTTAAATTCTTCAAACCTTATAAATTTACTTGCTGAGTTTTCCGGTACTTCATTAATTTTAGATGCCTATACGCTGAATAATGCATTTGCAAATGGAAATATAATGTTTCTTGCACAACTTAATAACACTACCGGAGTTGACTTTATTTCAGAAAATAAATCTGTTCTGATTTATCCAAATCCTGCTGACAAATTTATAAACATCAATGTCCCCGATAGTAATAAACCTTCTGTTGTTAGAATTTATAATTTGACAGGAAAAATAATTTTCGAATCAATATGCAATTCCGGCTCTTTTAATTTAGAAATTTCTGATCTTACTTCAGGTATTTACATCATTGAAATAGAAGTCGATTTTAAGAAAATACAAAAGAAACTTGTTGTTAATTAATAGTCGTTTATTATTTGAAGTTTTAATTTTCGGAGCAATTGAACTGAAATTGTAGCTAATTAGTGTCAGTTTTTTTTATGCATGTTATATCAATCATTAGAATATCAATATTTTTCTTAATAATTTGTTAAAAGCTCTTAAGTTCTATTGAAAATCGGAAAAGAGTAATTACTTTACCGTTATAAAATTCAACACGATGAACAGAAAACTACTACTGGTCGGGATTGCTTCATTAGCAATTGCTATACCTGTAACCTTAAATTCTATGACAACTGATTCGGAACTATCGTCACCTGTCGAAGAAACTGCGAAGACAGAAAATATTCTCACACCAAAATGGACGGGAAATTATGGTGGTATTCCGCCACTCGATAAAGTAAAAGTTGCCGACTTCAAGCCGGCACTTGAAATGGCAATGAATGAAAAATTAGCTGAGATAGAAAAGATCGCTAACAATCCTGAGCCAGCTTCATTTGAAAACACTATTGCTGCATTAGAACGTAGCGGACAAATGTACGACCGGGTTATAACGATGTTTGGTATCTGGAGTACTTCTATGAACGATGAAGATTTTCAAAAAGTAGATACAGAAATGGCTCCTAAGCTTTCTGAATTTGATGATAAGATCGTTCAGAATGAAAAATTATTTAAACGAATTGAACAGGTTTACAATACAAGAGAAACCGGTAATCTGACTCCTGAGCAACAACGTTTAGTATGGAGCGATTATACATACTTTGTTAGTGCAGGAGCTAAACTTTCCGGTGATGCGAAACAAAAAATGTCGAAGATCAATCAGGATCTTGCATCATTGTTTACAAAGTTCGGACAAAATCTTTTAGCTGATGAGTCGAATGGAATGGTAGAAATAAAATCAGAAGCAGATCTTGCAGGATTATCTCCTTCAATGAAAAACGGATATGCTAATGCAGCCAAAGACAGAAAACTGGATGGATCATGGGTGATCTCAAATACACGTTCATCTGTTGAACCATTTTTAACTTATTCAGAAAATCGTGCTTTGCGTGAAAAGGTATGGCAGATGTTTGTTAACCGTGGTGACAATGGAGATGATCATGATAACAATAAAATTATCACACAGATATTAAACCTGAGAAAAGAACGCGCAAAACTTCTGGGATTTAAAAATCACGCAGAGTGGAGATTGCAGAACTCAATGGCAAAAACACCGCAGAAGGCTATGGAACTGATGGAGTCAGTATGGCCTGCAGCTATTGCAAGAGTGAAAGAAGAAGTAGCAGATATGCAGGCAATGGCTGATAAAGAAGGAGCGAAGATAAAGATCGAGCCATGGGATTATCGTTTTTATGCAGAGAAAGTCCGTAAAGAAAAATACGATCTCGATCAGAATGAAGTAAAGGAATATTTGCAATTAGAAAAATTACGCGAAGGAATGTTCTGGGTAGCGGGAGAGTTGTTTAATTTTTCATTCACACCATTAAGTAACATTCCTGTATATCATGCTGACGTAAAAGTCTGGGAAGTAAAAGACAAAACATCAGGAAAACATATCGGTCTATGGTACTTTGATCCGTATGCAAGAAAAGGAAAACGCTCAGGTGCATGGATGAATGCATACAGAAATCAGAAGCGAATGGAAGGAAATATTACAACGATCGTTTCCAATAATTCTAATTTCATAAAAGGAAATGCAAACGAACCTGTATTGATCTCTTGGGATGATGCAAGTACTTTGTTCCATGAATTCGGTCATGCATTACACGGTCTTGCATCGAATGTAACCTACCCGACATTGTCAGGAACAAATGTAGTTCGTGATTACGTTGAGTTTCCATCGCAATTACTGGAGCATTGGTTAGGTACTCCGGAAGTTCTGAACAAATTCGCTATCCATTACAAAACCGGAACACCAATTCCGAAAGCACTTGTTGATCGCATTGAAAAAGCATCGACATTCAACGAAGGTTTTGCAACAACAGAATTTTTATCAAGTGCGTTGGTCGATATGAAACTTCACACAAGTGATCAGGACAATATCGATCCCGATAAATTTGAAAAAGACATGCTGAAAGAACTGAACATGCCGTCAGAAATTGTAATGCGTCACCGCACACCACAATTTGCGCACATCTTCAGTTCAGATTCATACTCTGCAGGATATTACAGTTACCTATGGGCTGATGTATTAACAGCAGATGCCTACAGTGCATTCACCGAAGCCGGCGGACCGTACGACAAAGCAGTTGCAGCAAGTCTGAACAAAAACATTTTCTCAGTTGGAAATACAATTGATCCTGAAATAGGGTTCAAAACTTTCAGAGGAAGAAATGCGGATACGAAGGCATTGATGAAGAAGAGAGGGTTTCCTGTGAAATAATTTTGTCAATTTTGATCTTATGGTTTTAAATAAAAACGCGCTTCAAATTGGAGCGCGTTTTTTTTGGCGAGATTGATATTCATGTCTGTCTTCTCATAAGATACGTAAAAAAAGAAGTTTGAGAAAAGGCCTGAATAGTCTTATAGAAATAACTGCAAATATTTTCTTTAGTTAACTTTACCTGACTCCAGACATCAATCACCACCGTTAATTCTGCATTGGCGGAAATTTGATAGTTATGAATTAATTTAATATTTAGTTTTCCAATTGTTAAGTGAGAAATTTTATCTATTGTCATTGTAAGTTTAATTGAATTCCGGCTCTAACTTCACCTATGAAAAAAAGATACTATCTTTTAAAAACTTCCATTGGTATATTCTTTCTCATAAGTTTAGTGAGTTTAACTAATCCGGTATTGCCGCCGGTTCCTTATGATTATGAGAGTCTGAATCTGCCTTCTCATATGAGCGCATTTGATGTTACATCGCAAGATAATACACCCTCAAACAACCCGATATCGGATGACGGCGCTACACTGGGAAGAGTATTATTCTATGATAAAAATTTAAGTCGTAACAATACAGTCTCCTGCGGGTCATGTCATCAACAGGAACATGCTTTTTCCGATACATCATCGATGAGTGTTGGATTTCATGGTGACTTTACCCGCAGAAATTCCATGTCATTGGTGAATAGCAGATGGTTTTCCGGAGGACAAATGTTCTGGGATACCAGAGGAAACACATTAGAACAAGCAGTGTTAATGCCAATTCAGGATACAATTGAAATGGGGTTAACTCTTTTGCAACTTGTGCAGGTCGTTCAGCAACAACCATATTATTCGCAATTATTTTCTAATGCATTTGGCGACACTGCGGTCACGACATTAAGAATCGGACAGGCTTTAGCACAATTTGTCCGTAGTATTATCAGTTATTCAAGTAAGTATGATATTGGAAGGGCTCAGGAGTTTTCCCCAACTAATCCTTTTTCGAATTTCACACCAGGTGAAAATGAAGGGAAGCAAATTTTCTTTTCGACTTCTGATTTTGGCGGCGGTGATTGTTTTGTTTGCCATAGAACAGATGCGTTTACAGGGGGACCGTTATTGACAAACAATGGACTTGATGCTATTTCTACAATTGATTCAGGAGCATTTGAAGTAACTGGAAGTCTGGGAGACATTGGTAAATTCAAAACACCAACTTTACGCAATATAGCATTGACCGCTCCATATATGCACGACGGTCGATTTAATTCACTTTTTCAGGTTATCGATTTTTATAGCACAAATATTCAATTGCACAGGAATTTGACTGCGGGTTTAATAGTTGCGGACAGCATAACCGGTGCATTAAGTCCAAAACGTTTTGACTTTACTCCGTCGCAAATTATGGCTCTGGTGGATTTTTTAAATACACTTTCTGATTATTCTATCCTGACAGAAGTAAAATGGAGTGATCCTTTTATAATTCCAACCTCAGTTCCTGACGTGAATGAACTTCAACTCGCAATCTATCCGAATCCATGTGCAAATTATTTTTCTGTGTATGCTGACGGAATACTCCAGGACAGAATTGTTGATTTAGAAATAACTGATGTAAAAGGGAAAACGCTGTTTTCTCAAAAAGTTTTTTTAACCGAAAAGAAATTAATTTCTATTTCAGATTTTCCTGACGGGGTTTATTTTGTAATAATAAAAATAGATGGAAAAAGGGTTACAAAGAAACTAGTGAAAGGATTTTAATCCGAAAAATGCAAATTGATCTGGTCAGGTCGTAAAAACTTTATCTTCTAAACAGATCACACCAACAAATAACAAACAACTAGATTCTCTTTTCGTAAATTTCAGGATTATTTAGTGTTATTAAGAAAATCAATTCATTTAAAAAAATCATTTCATAGTTTTATGAAAATTTCTTTTGTAAGTTTATAGGTGGGAATGTAAAAGTCCGGAAAGTAATTTCAAGTAAAACTTTATATGAAGAAGGATTTTAACTATTATGGTGGCATTTTGATTGTATCAAAATAATTTTTTATATTGATCAAATGTTAGTTGCTTGCAAATATTTAAATCATGAAAAAAAATCTGTTGTTGCTCATTTTATTTTTTGTTATTAAATCAAACCTCTATTCACAGTGGAGTGGTTTAACCCGTCAATCCGACTCTGTTTTTGAAATTGTCTTCTCAAAATATGGTGAATATGGTACTAGTGATTACCAAATGAGTGCTGAAAAAAGGTTGATGCCAAATTTTGATATAGATCGAATAAGTAAAATCTCCACTATTACAAGCGAGATGACTTTCGAGGATAGTATTTATTATTGGAAATGGGATTCTACTGCTTCATTTATATATGATCAAAAAACTGTTGACATTATTGTCGATACAATTAATTACAATATAACCGCTGTAAAGAAATTATGGAATGGTGTTTCATGGGACAATTCTTCTAGATCGAATTATAATTACGATTCACTTTGGAGAGTAACCCGTGTCCAAATCGATATATGGAGTAACGGAACATGGATTGAAAATTCGCTCGAACTTAAAACCTACGATACTTTTGGAAATAGAGTTTCTTTAATAACACAAAATTGGGATGGTACTTCTTGGGTAAGTGCTACCAAACGCAATAGTTATTTTGACTCTGTAAACGTACCTCTTGGTGACTTATATCAAGTGTGGCAAAACAATGCCTGGGAAAACGACACAAGGACAAGTAGAGGCTATGATGCAAATGGTAATATGATTAGTTTTCTTTCTGAGGTATGGGATAATACAACTTGGATCAATCGATTTTTAGATTCCCTGACTTATTCTCCTACTGATAAATTGTTAACTAGAACCACTTCCGTATGGTCAACTAACGTATGGGAATATTCATGGAGCAATAATTTTTCTTATGATATAAATGGAATTTTGATGAGCGAGACCAGTGATACCTGGTGGAATGGTTCATGGTTTGATAATTGGCGTAAATACTATGTCTTTGATTCGAGGGGTAATTTGACGGATGATTTAATGCAGTATTGGCAGAATAATGCATGGGAAAATTTTAGACGTTCAAGAATGGAATATGATTCTTTGAATAATCGAACCTATTTAGCAGCAGAACGATGGGATACAACTACTTGGGTAAATTCTTATGAATCGAAGCAGTATTTTGACGGTAACGATTTTCTTTATTCAGGCCGTCAAACACAATGGAATTTAGCGGGTAATCAAATTATCTCAAGCGATAGTAGCTATTCCTATACTCATTCTTTAGTTTCTGTTAATGATATTGATTCAAAAAAATCATTTGCAAACATATTTCCGAATCCATGTAATGAACAACTATATATTGAAAGTGAGATTCCAATTGAAAGGATTGAATTTTTTAGTATTCAAGGTGAAAATATTATGACCTTTCAGTCAATAGATACGGCTAAGATCTCACTTGACTTCTCGCATTATCCTTCTGGTCTATATTTGATAAGAATTAGCTCAAAGGATAGGATTATGTGGAAAAAAATTATTATTCAATAAGAGACCGGACTCGATCCGATGTCCGCCGCGGCGGATATGAGCCGATCAATGTGGTAGTTGTTTAATAAAGTCTCTACCGACACCAGTCTTCAACCATTTTTCTAATTTCATGGCGTCAGATTTATTCGTGAACTCTTTTGTGAAAATTACTTTCCACGGTCTGTACTTTGTAGTCCAGTCTTTATTTCCAAGTTCCTGGTGAGACAACAATCTTTTCTGGAAGTCTGAAGTAGATCCAGTGTAGTGTTTATTGAATTTTTCAGAATAGAGGACGTAAGTTGTAAATAAATTGTTTTCCATATCTTCAACAAAGGAAGTGGATTCTTTTTAATCTGTAGCTAAGTGATGCCTGCCGAATATGCAATTACATACATTCATTAAGGTTGTTTTATTAAAGAAAAATTTATGCTAAAAAAAAGTCCTTGAATTTCTTCAAGGACTTTTTTTTTGTTACTAAGGACTGGACTTTAATTGAAGCTTGTTGCAGATACCTCTATCTTCAAAAAAAGAAAGCCGATTCAACTGAATCGGCTTTTCCTTTAGGTAGCGGGGGCCGGACTCGAACCGATGTCCGCCGTGGCGGATATGAGACCATCAATCTGAATTGTAGAAGTAAATTTTTTAAAAAAATATTTAAGCGTTTTTCATTTCTTTCATAAAATAAGAAAGCCGACTCCCTCGAATCGGCTTTACATCTAGGTAGCGGGGGCCGGACTCGAACCGATGTCCGCCTCTTCGGCGGATAAGAGCAATATATCAATGCTATGAATTTATAACCCCGACCCGAGCCGCCCTTGGGGAAGAGCACATCAACATTTATTTTAGCAAAAAATCCTTGAATTTCTTCAAGGACTTTCTCTAGGTAGTCCGCCACTTCGGCGGAGACTCGAACCGATGTCCGCCTCTT
The sequence above is drawn from the Bacteroidota bacterium genome and encodes:
- a CDS encoding M3 family metallopeptidase, yielding MNRKLLLVGIASLAIAIPVTLNSMTTDSELSSPVEETAKTENILTPKWTGNYGGIPPLDKVKVADFKPALEMAMNEKLAEIEKIANNPEPASFENTIAALERSGQMYDRVITMFGIWSTSMNDEDFQKVDTEMAPKLSEFDDKIVQNEKLFKRIEQVYNTRETGNLTPEQQRLVWSDYTYFVSAGAKLSGDAKQKMSKINQDLASLFTKFGQNLLADESNGMVEIKSEADLAGLSPSMKNGYANAAKDRKLDGSWVISNTRSSVEPFLTYSENRALREKVWQMFVNRGDNGDDHDNNKIITQILNLRKERAKLLGFKNHAEWRLQNSMAKTPQKAMELMESVWPAAIARVKEEVADMQAMADKEGAKIKIEPWDYRFYAEKVRKEKYDLDQNEVKEYLQLEKLREGMFWVAGELFNFSFTPLSNIPVYHADVKVWEVKDKTSGKHIGLWYFDPYARKGKRSGAWMNAYRNQKRMEGNITTIVSNNSNFIKGNANEPVLISWDDASTLFHEFGHALHGLASNVTYPTLSGTNVVRDYVEFPSQLLEHWLGTPEVLNKFAIHYKTGTPIPKALVDRIEKASTFNEGFATTEFLSSALVDMKLHTSDQDNIDPDKFEKDMLKELNMPSEIVMRHRTPQFAHIFSSDSYSAGYYSYLWADVLTADAYSAFTEAGGPYDKAVAASLNKNIFSVGNTIDPEIGFKTFRGRNADTKALMKKRGFPVK
- a CDS encoding T9SS type A sorting domain-containing protein; this translates as MKKRYYLLKTSIGIFFLISLVSLTNPVLPPVPYDYESLNLPSHMSAFDVTSQDNTPSNNPISDDGATLGRVLFYDKNLSRNNTVSCGSCHQQEHAFSDTSSMSVGFHGDFTRRNSMSLVNSRWFSGGQMFWDTRGNTLEQAVLMPIQDTIEMGLTLLQLVQVVQQQPYYSQLFSNAFGDTAVTTLRIGQALAQFVRSIISYSSKYDIGRAQEFSPTNPFSNFTPGENEGKQIFFSTSDFGGGDCFVCHRTDAFTGGPLLTNNGLDAISTIDSGAFEVTGSLGDIGKFKTPTLRNIALTAPYMHDGRFNSLFQVIDFYSTNIQLHRNLTAGLIVADSITGALSPKRFDFTPSQIMALVDFLNTLSDYSILTEVKWSDPFIIPTSVPDVNELQLAIYPNPCANYFSVYADGILQDRIVDLEITDVKGKTLFSQKVFLTEKKLISISDFPDGVYFVIIKIDGKRVTKKLVKGF
- a CDS encoding T9SS type A sorting domain-containing protein, which translates into the protein MKKNLLLLILFFVIKSNLYSQWSGLTRQSDSVFEIVFSKYGEYGTSDYQMSAEKRLMPNFDIDRISKISTITSEMTFEDSIYYWKWDSTASFIYDQKTVDIIVDTINYNITAVKKLWNGVSWDNSSRSNYNYDSLWRVTRVQIDIWSNGTWIENSLELKTYDTFGNRVSLITQNWDGTSWVSATKRNSYFDSVNVPLGDLYQVWQNNAWENDTRTSRGYDANGNMISFLSEVWDNTTWINRFLDSLTYSPTDKLLTRTTSVWSTNVWEYSWSNNFSYDINGILMSETSDTWWNGSWFDNWRKYYVFDSRGNLTDDLMQYWQNNAWENFRRSRMEYDSLNNRTYLAAERWDTTTWVNSYESKQYFDGNDFLYSGRQTQWNLAGNQIISSDSSYSYTHSLVSVNDIDSKKSFANIFPNPCNEQLYIESEIPIERIEFFSIQGENIMTFQSIDTAKISLDFSHYPSGLYLIRISSKDRIMWKKIIIQ
- a CDS encoding GIY-YIG nuclease family protein translates to MENNLFTTYVLYSEKFNKHYTGSTSDFQKRLLSHQELGNKDWTTKYRPWKVIFTKEFTNKSDAMKLEKWLKTGVGRDFIKQLPH